TCGCCACGTCGTGATTGTGCGGTCCTTCCCAGTTGCCCCAGCAAACATGGAGCCGGACACGGTCGCGCGGAATGTCCGCCAGCGCCTTGTTCAGCGCCTCGACATGTTTTTCCGTCTGTTCCGCGAACTCGGAGTCGGTCAAATCCTGATACAGCAGCACCCGCTCCATCGCGAGGTCCGGCGCGTCGACCTGCAGGACGTAGCCGGCATCCACCACCGCCTTGTACTCCTTCGATATCTCTCGCGCGATCGCATCGAGATAGGCTTCGTCGGTGTCGTAATACGCGTTCAGCATGGTGCACGCGATGATGCCGGGCGACGGCGCATTCATGAACCACTCGGCGACGTGGGCGTTTGTCTTCTCCGCCTGGTTCTTCAGTCGGCCGATCTCTTTCTGGATCTCGCCTTCGCCGTGGTAGTGAACTTCGCCGATCGCTTCCGGCGCGTCGAACACTCTGCCGGTCTTCGGGATGCGCGCCATCATTCGCTCGGTGAATTTCGGGAACTCGACGAATTCCTTGCCGTAGGGGCGGCTCGACTTGCCACCGAAGCCGCTCCACCGCTGCGGCACGTAGGTCTGGAATCCAACCCTTCCCTGCTCGCCGTCATTGGCTATGTCGATGCCG
The window above is part of the Candidatus Zixiibacteriota bacterium genome. Proteins encoded here:
- a CDS encoding methionine synthase, with protein sequence MKLSTERILTTHAGSMPRGEPLGSMLIDQEEGKRIDRKKIDEVADDRVAYIIGKEVEVGIDIANDGEQGRVGFQTYVPQRWSGFGGKSSRPYGKEFVEFPKFTERMMARIPKTGRVFDAPEAIGEVHYHGEGEIQKEIGRLKNQAEKTNAHVAEWFMNAPSPGIIACTMLNAYYDTDEAYLDAIAREISKEYKAVVDAGYVLQVDAPDLAMERVLLYQDLTDSEFAEQTEKHVEALNKALADIPRDRVRLHVCWGNWEGPHNHDVAMEVVLPPLYQAKVGAIGLEFANPRRQHETAAIKANKPPPEMAVIPGVIDSKSNFVEHPEVVAQRIERVVDALGDRERVIA